One stretch of Dissulfurimicrobium hydrothermale DNA includes these proteins:
- a CDS encoding ComEA family DNA-binding protein — MKIRHVVFLASAIGIILLIKQSTPPYLPDEPYLERTFEPKTGYAHLFFGPLDINSASLEELTVLPGIGEKRAEGILTLRASVGFFFSRDEICLLGGPISPRLAMSITPYIKAGD; from the coding sequence ATGAAGATACGTCATGTCGTATTCCTCGCATCGGCGATAGGGATCATCCTCCTTATAAAACAGTCGACTCCGCCTTATTTACCAGATGAACCATATCTGGAACGAACGTTTGAGCCCAAGACGGGCTATGCCCACCTTTTTTTCGGCCCCCTGGACATAAACTCTGCTTCTCTTGAGGAGCTCACCGTTCTGCCGGGTATAGGGGAAAAGAGGGCAGAGGGGATTCTCACACTCCGGGCATCTGTCGGATTCTTCTTCTCAAGAGACGAGATCTGCCTGCTGGGTGGACCGATAAGCCCAAGGCTTGCAATGTCAATAACCCCCTATATCAAGGCGGGTGATTAA
- a CDS encoding ATP-binding protein → MAGKGGTGKTTITALLIRHMVKKGLTPILAVDADANANLNELLGLKLYKSLGEIRDSMKTDTPAGMTKSNFMEMEINKAIIEADGFDLIVMGQPEGPGCYCMANSILAQVMERLARGYRYLIVDNEAGMEHLSRLNLRQIYTLFVISDPSSRGVLTAKRIADLTRSLGVEVGRKVLIVNRTPISMPAELEAQIRKAVEETDLILGGYVPFSQDLFEYETKQMPLLGLRDDAEAIRETDRIFEKFID, encoded by the coding sequence ATGGCTGGAAAGGGTGGGACAGGTAAAACCACCATCACGGCCCTCTTGATAAGGCATATGGTCAAAAAAGGCCTCACCCCAATACTTGCCGTTGATGCGGATGCCAATGCAAATCTCAATGAATTGCTCGGTCTGAAGCTATACAAAAGTCTTGGAGAGATAAGGGACAGCATGAAGACAGATACCCCTGCCGGCATGACAAAGAGCAATTTTATGGAGATGGAGATAAACAAGGCCATCATAGAGGCCGATGGTTTTGATCTTATAGTTATGGGGCAACCTGAGGGGCCAGGCTGTTATTGCATGGCCAACTCCATACTTGCTCAAGTGATGGAAAGACTCGCTCGCGGTTATCGATATCTCATTGTTGACAATGAGGCTGGCATGGAACACCTGAGTCGTCTGAATCTCAGGCAGATATATACCCTTTTTGTTATATCCGATCCATCTTCAAGGGGGGTCCTAACGGCGAAGAGGATCGCAGACCTCACCAGGAGTCTAGGTGTCGAGGTAGGACGGAAAGTGCTTATAGTGAATCGGACGCCGATATCAATGCCTGCGGAACTGGAAGCCCAAATAAGAAAGGCGGTCGAAGAAACAGACCTCATACTCGGGGGCTATGTGCCATTCAGTCAGGACCTTTTCGAATACGAGACCAAACAGATGCCGCTTCTTGGACTCCGGGATGATGCAGAGGCGATAAGGGAAACAGACAGGATATTTGAAAAATTCATAGATTGA
- a CDS encoding DUF202 domain-containing protein, with amino-acid sequence MSIKKFERLVNRKLITPEALNEIIEESRRSGGYPEELLIERGLPKHEILFSLAEHYGYPFIEYDEKVAASYFITLHLDMERHKKALWFPIALNGDTAKVVIYDPDRPSITEEIKKTLKVEKIEPMIALPSDIIRIIENSFDVNPGFPQTAGRTPLAKVRTFLADRRSFLSCYRTSLARGRTGLAFLRTGISFIVISLTLLRIFGIRPLLIIEAPLLITGCAMIIDGLKWHLPAHNIGRKMLYCSATEPTWGTTLLEVSNPGDNPIFTRTAPIKGADRLRAAWRNLSPVMRRRFLASDRTDMAEERTVLACYRTIMARARTGLAFARTGIAFTGLGIALFRQFHVGPWTAFDLALIFTGVIMAIEGFYWYLPGRQAGVEGFESVKKAGGKTTIWDFVFPLPVFKHTDTEYAPIPPVKPSYSPGIWATTGLALERTLLADRRGVMARLRTIMARSRTGLAFIRTGMSVASVGLGLMVYFGINSIAWSMLNLALIIIGLISIADGLYWYLPAEKIKKMFPYCFGGMEITIPDYGTPARFWKKIVFSQ; translated from the coding sequence ATGTCTATCAAAAAATTTGAAAGGCTCGTCAACAGAAAATTAATAACGCCTGAGGCGCTGAATGAGATCATAGAGGAGTCGAGGCGCTCCGGTGGATATCCTGAAGAATTGCTGATTGAAAGGGGTCTGCCTAAACACGAGATCCTCTTTTCCCTGGCTGAACACTATGGCTATCCATTTATTGAATATGATGAAAAGGTTGCTGCATCTTATTTCATCACACTCCATCTCGACATGGAAAGGCACAAAAAGGCACTTTGGTTTCCGATCGCCTTAAATGGAGACACGGCAAAGGTAGTTATATATGATCCGGACAGGCCGTCTATAACTGAAGAGATAAAAAAGACGCTGAAGGTCGAAAAAATAGAACCCATGATCGCCCTGCCCTCTGATATCATACGGATCATTGAAAATAGCTTTGATGTAAACCCAGGTTTTCCGCAAACAGCGGGCAGGACCCCTTTAGCAAAGGTCAGGACGTTTCTTGCCGACAGGCGCTCATTTCTCTCCTGTTACAGGACTTCACTGGCAAGAGGCAGAACAGGGCTCGCCTTTCTCAGGACCGGTATCTCATTCATTGTCATAAGCCTGACGCTTCTAAGGATATTCGGCATTAGACCTCTCTTGATAATCGAGGCCCCGCTTTTAATAACCGGTTGCGCAATGATCATAGACGGCCTCAAGTGGCATCTGCCCGCCCACAATATCGGCAGGAAGATGCTCTACTGCTCAGCCACTGAACCCACATGGGGGACAACACTGCTTGAGGTATCAAATCCAGGGGATAATCCGATATTCACCCGTACCGCACCAATCAAAGGTGCCGACAGGCTCAGGGCTGCGTGGAGAAATCTCTCGCCAGTGATGAGACGCAGATTCCTCGCCAGCGACAGGACGGACATGGCAGAGGAACGTACGGTCCTTGCCTGCTACAGAACAATCATGGCACGGGCTCGTACAGGGCTTGCCTTTGCACGCACAGGGATCGCATTCACAGGACTCGGCATCGCCCTTTTCAGACAGTTTCATGTCGGCCCTTGGACGGCCTTTGATCTCGCCTTAATCTTTACGGGTGTCATAATGGCCATAGAAGGCTTCTACTGGTATCTTCCTGGCCGGCAGGCCGGCGTAGAGGGTTTTGAATCGGTTAAAAAGGCGGGCGGCAAAACGACGATCTGGGATTTTGTCTTCCCATTACCCGTATTCAAACATACTGATACCGAATATGCGCCCATCCCGCCTGTCAAACCATCCTACTCACCTGGTATATGGGCCACCACAGGACTCGCCCTCGAAAGGACGCTCCTTGCAGACAGAAGGGGTGTGATGGCAAGGCTGCGCACCATCATGGCCCGCTCGAGAACCGGCTTGGCTTTCATAAGGACCGGCATGAGCGTGGCGTCCGTCGGACTAGGGCTTATGGTGTATTTCGGAATCAACAGTATTGCCTGGAGCATGCTGAACCTTGCGTTGATAATCATCGGTCTGATCTCCATTGCGGACGGGCTTTATTGGTACTTACCGGCAGAAAAGATAAAAAAGATGTTTCCGTACTGTTTTGGGGGGATGGAGATCACCATCCCTGATTATGGAACACCGGCGCGATTTTGGAAAAAAATAGTCTTCAGCCAATGA
- a CDS encoding GspE/PulE/PilB domain-containing protein produces the protein MLTAEELHAAEFAAQARGIDMEVILIREYGLPRHVLLKALSNYYNCPFIEYDERTPIPPELLSGLNEERPSITKWFPVIKDGDTVIIATNNPKDPEVLDEVTRFIKAKKYEFWVALKEDIGWFIQDFLHAPPGQLIGTERTGLAYWRNTMAHWRTRLACYRTDMAKARTDLAFLRWGLGLVAISNALMRTHKSRSIYYFYFSLMAVGLLLGAFGLTGYLKIRKTRMKPPEHQTLVEVTAATLHFLENYHFIEGISTKPSIKKSMLARLGDFLAGHSTIIYPSPASRERTHLARERNVLASQRTIAGCYRTIYARARTGLAFIRTGVSFTSLGLGLIKYFGFSLLSIYDAMLVVAGILMVTDGLLWYLPVRKEQSEIPRCVVPDY, from the coding sequence ATGCTGACCGCAGAGGAATTGCACGCCGCAGAGTTTGCCGCCCAGGCCCGCGGCATAGACATGGAAGTCATACTTATACGTGAATATGGTCTGCCTCGCCATGTACTTCTAAAGGCCCTCTCAAACTATTACAATTGTCCTTTCATAGAATACGATGAGAGGACCCCCATACCGCCCGAACTTCTATCAGGACTGAATGAAGAAAGGCCTTCCATAACCAAGTGGTTTCCGGTCATAAAAGATGGTGACACGGTCATCATAGCGACCAATAATCCAAAAGACCCTGAGGTGTTGGACGAGGTCACCAGGTTTATCAAGGCCAAAAAATATGAATTCTGGGTGGCACTCAAGGAAGACATCGGCTGGTTCATCCAGGACTTTCTGCATGCACCGCCCGGCCAACTCATAGGGACCGAAAGGACAGGGCTTGCATATTGGCGGAACACCATGGCACATTGGAGGACAAGGCTTGCATGCTACCGGACGGACATGGCCAAGGCAAGGACCGACCTGGCATTCTTGAGATGGGGATTGGGGCTTGTAGCTATATCAAACGCGCTCATGCGCACACATAAATCAAGGTCAATATATTATTTTTATTTCTCACTGATGGCCGTCGGTCTACTGCTCGGCGCCTTCGGACTTACCGGTTATCTGAAAATAAGAAAGACGAGAATGAAGCCACCCGAACACCAGACACTCGTGGAGGTAACCGCAGCGACCCTGCATTTTCTTGAGAACTATCATTTTATCGAAGGTATCAGTACGAAGCCATCTATAAAGAAGAGCATGCTAGCGCGCCTCGGCGACTTTCTTGCTGGCCATTCCACTATTATCTATCCCTCTCCTGCGAGCAGGGAAAGGACCCACCTGGCACGCGAGAGGAACGTCCTTGCCAGCCAGAGGACCATCGCCGGTTGCTATCGCACCATATATGCCCGCGCGCGTACAGGGTTGGCATTTATAAGGACAGGCGTTTCTTTCACGAGCCTAGGGTTGGGTCTTATCAAGTATTTCGGCTTCAGCCTGTTGAGTATCTACGATGCCATGCTTGTTGTCGCTGGAATATTGATGGTGACAGATGGCCTGTTATGGTATCTTCCTGTTAGGAAAGAACAGTCCGAGATCCCAAGATGCGTAGTGCCCGATTACTAA
- a CDS encoding sensor histidine kinase — protein sequence MRLAEKNYFLYKDKLAIDDIILKIDETNSSINSVKKDIIKAINEDNFTKLEAYLKDYSEIISQIQKNNTENAKLETKLRESGRRLREFSSTITHLERIHVNELILNSKRILLHSFWIILLSSIIISHLISRKILQSLKLIEKMTLSISEGNFKTLKDIKSNDECGSVIKALNFMANELRNREEQLIQSKKLASIGVMTAGVAHELTNPLNNISMIAQTYLELYDNLSRNDRIEFMNKVESETDRMKEIVKNFLDFSKPKEPHLKQTDINLVIQKAYKLMQNMLYISNIDTQLELDESLPKIFIDENQIQQVLVNLITNAAQAMTKNGKLHIKSSLDKNKNYIEIYITDTGKGIPPELLPHIFDPFFTTKGEGGTGLGLSVSYGIIKNHKGDISVESKVGKGTTFTIRLPIYNGEEDKTNG from the coding sequence ATGAGGCTGGCAGAAAAAAATTATTTCTTATATAAAGATAAACTTGCTATTGATGATATAATACTTAAGATAGATGAAACAAATTCTTCTATAAACAGCGTAAAAAAAGACATAATTAAAGCTATCAATGAAGATAATTTCACTAAGCTTGAAGCATATTTAAAAGATTATAGCGAAATTATTTCACAAATACAAAAAAATAATACTGAGAATGCAAAATTAGAAACTAAACTAAGAGAATCAGGTAGAAGGTTAAGGGAATTTTCAAGTACAATAACACATCTTGAAAGAATTCACGTAAATGAACTCATTTTAAATTCAAAAAGAATATTGTTACATTCATTCTGGATTATTCTACTTTCAAGTATAATAATAAGTCATTTAATTTCAAGAAAAATATTACAATCATTAAAACTAATAGAAAAAATGACACTATCAATATCAGAAGGGAATTTCAAGACACTAAAGGATATAAAATCAAATGACGAGTGTGGATCTGTAATCAAAGCACTTAATTTTATGGCAAATGAGCTTAGAAATCGTGAAGAACAACTTATACAATCAAAAAAATTAGCATCAATAGGCGTAATGACAGCTGGAGTTGCACATGAATTAACGAATCCACTGAATAATATTTCAATGATTGCTCAAACATATCTAGAACTCTATGATAATTTAAGTAGAAATGATAGAATAGAATTTATGAATAAAGTAGAAAGTGAAACTGATAGAATGAAGGAAATTGTAAAAAATTTCCTTGATTTTTCTAAGCCTAAAGAACCACATCTTAAACAAACTGACATCAATTTAGTTATACAAAAGGCTTACAAGCTTATGCAAAATATGCTATATATATCAAATATAGATACACAGCTTGAACTTGATGAATCTTTACCTAAAATCTTTATTGATGAAAATCAAATACAACAAGTCCTTGTAAATCTTATTACAAATGCAGCTCAGGCAATGACAAAAAATGGAAAACTCCATATTAAATCAAGTTTAGACAAAAATAAAAATTATATAGAAATATATATAACAGATACAGGAAAAGGTATACCGCCCGAGTTACTTCCACATATATTTGACCCATTCTTCACCACAAAAGGGGAAGGCGGTACAGGTCTTGGATTATCTGTAAGTTATGGAATAATAAAAAATCACAAAGGCGATATATCAGTTGAAAGTAAAGTAGGAAAAGGCACAACATTTACTATAAGATTACCAATTTATAATGGAGAAGAGGATAAGACAAATGGATAA
- a CDS encoding response regulator, whose protein sequence is MDKPRIMVIDDEKIVCDMSKLSLEQAGYEVETFLSAEPALERLKEKKFDVVVTDYKMKGMDGMDVLKTVKNLYPETKVIMITAFANLETAIEALRADVHDFFPKPVKIKELKASIERALSGK, encoded by the coding sequence ATGGATAAACCAAGGATAATGGTTATCGATGATGAAAAGATAGTTTGTGACATGTCAAAACTATCGCTTGAACAGGCAGGATATGAGGTCGAAACTTTTCTAAGTGCAGAACCGGCACTCGAGAGGCTGAAAGAAAAAAAATTCGATGTAGTTGTCACTGATTACAAAATGAAAGGCATGGATGGGATGGACGTTTTGAAAACCGTGAAAAATCTCTATCCCGAGACAAAAGTCATAATGATAACCGCCTTCGCGAATCTCGAAACGGCCATAGAGGCACTGAGGGCTGATGTACATGACTTTTTCCCAAAACCGGTAAAGATAAAAGAGTTAAAGGCCTCTATAGAACGGGCGCTGAGCGGTAAATAA
- a CDS encoding tetratricopeptide repeat protein, with product MNLHKMILYCLILPAMALFFSADAMGGERATLKEAAYASYMQATIERQEGRFDAAVNHLEQALKMDPGSVAIVKELAETVFQMGDFDRCKKWAEKAIDMDPDDLGLKVMLARCHAAQGDYDAALSILDGVLKTDPGYQDALFLQGSIYAQSNDLVKAEEAFKKLAQTGGTRSFLAYYYLGALYRDEKDYSKAIEYLKKGLNLNKQFAAFYLELAYAYEQMGSFSDAIECYKAFLEQEPGDANARERLIDLLVREKRYEEALDGLKQLDALVKNDPRIKLRIAVLLIQLERYDDALSVLKGLERDYPESGQVLFYMALADEQKGDVDAAISILDKIKQGEDNFVEAKSHLAFLLKKEGKIDQAIGLLERLLKERPGTVPWVMALSSLYEDAGRSADAESLLENALKIKTNVDNTNIIFALVMLKDKLGKRDEAVKLAKKVIELEPDNVSALNYLGYTYAEEGIKLDEAEDLIKKALTKEPDDGYIIDSLGWVYYKKGVYKKAIEYLEKANALVPDDPIIIEHLGDAYAAGHNYKKAISMLEKALLSAKDEKDKARLKKKIEKLELRNSIMME from the coding sequence GTGAATCTACATAAAATGATCTTATATTGTCTGATTTTGCCTGCCATGGCCCTGTTTTTCTCCGCTGACGCAATGGGCGGCGAGAGGGCTACATTGAAAGAGGCGGCTTATGCATCTTATATGCAGGCCACCATTGAAAGGCAGGAGGGGCGTTTTGACGCGGCAGTAAATCATCTCGAGCAGGCCCTTAAAATGGACCCTGGATCTGTGGCTATAGTCAAGGAGTTGGCCGAGACTGTTTTTCAAATGGGTGATTTTGATCGATGCAAGAAATGGGCTGAAAAGGCGATAGATATGGATCCAGATGATCTCGGGCTGAAGGTTATGCTGGCGCGTTGTCATGCGGCACAGGGCGATTATGATGCCGCCTTGTCTATCCTTGACGGGGTTTTGAAGACCGATCCAGGCTATCAGGACGCCCTATTTCTCCAAGGGTCGATTTACGCGCAGTCGAATGATCTTGTAAAGGCCGAAGAGGCATTCAAAAAATTGGCCCAGACGGGCGGGACTAGGTCGTTTCTTGCATATTATTACCTCGGTGCACTTTACAGAGACGAGAAGGATTATTCCAAGGCCATTGAATACTTAAAGAAGGGTCTTAATCTGAACAAGCAGTTTGCCGCCTTTTATCTTGAATTGGCCTATGCCTACGAGCAGATGGGTTCTTTTTCCGATGCCATAGAGTGTTACAAGGCGTTTCTTGAGCAGGAACCAGGTGATGCAAATGCGAGAGAGAGGCTCATCGACCTCTTGGTCAGGGAGAAGAGATATGAAGAGGCCCTTGATGGGTTGAAGCAGCTCGATGCCTTGGTCAAGAACGACCCGCGGATAAAGCTCAGGATCGCTGTCCTGCTGATTCAGCTTGAAAGATACGACGATGCGCTTTCCGTTCTTAAAGGGCTTGAAAGAGATTATCCTGAAAGCGGTCAGGTGCTTTTTTATATGGCTCTGGCTGACGAGCAGAAGGGTGATGTGGATGCAGCCATAAGCATTTTAGATAAGATAAAACAGGGCGAAGATAATTTTGTAGAGGCGAAGTCTCATCTCGCCTTTCTCTTGAAGAAAGAGGGCAAGATTGATCAGGCCATCGGGCTTCTGGAGCGCCTTCTTAAAGAACGACCTGGCACCGTCCCTTGGGTCATGGCGCTCTCGTCGCTTTATGAAGATGCCGGCAGGTCTGCTGATGCAGAGTCTCTGCTTGAAAATGCGCTTAAGATTAAGACTAATGTAGATAATACAAATATAATCTTCGCGCTGGTTATGTTGAAAGACAAGCTTGGCAAGAGGGACGAGGCCGTCAAGCTTGCCAAAAAGGTTATAGAATTGGAGCCGGATAATGTCTCTGCCCTCAATTATCTCGGCTATACATATGCAGAAGAGGGTATAAAGCTTGACGAGGCAGAAGATCTCATCAAGAAGGCGCTCACAAAAGAGCCTGACGATGGCTATATAATCGACAGTTTAGGCTGGGTGTATTATAAAAAAGGTGTTTATAAAAAGGCCATAGAGTATCTTGAGAAGGCCAATGCCCTTGTCCCTGACGACCCCATTATAATCGAACACCTTGGCGACGCATACGCCGCTGGACATAACTATAAAAAGGCAATTTCGATGCTCGAAAAGGCACTTTTATCAGCTAAGGATGAGAAGGACAAGGCGAGACTAAAGAAAAAGATAGAAAAACTTGAATTGAGAAACAGTATCATGATGGAGTAA
- a CDS encoding sigma-70 family RNA polymerase sigma factor, which yields MVDKTKTSDTKGDRTNLPALRFDVQGSVVASDEMDPLQMYLGEISRYPLLTREEEEKLTKLYYETRDPHIASRIITANLRLVVKIALDFQKFWMQNFMDLIQEGSIGLMQAVRKFDPYKGVKFSYYSSFWIKAYILKFIMDNWRLVKIGTTQAQRKLFYNLNKERERISALGFEPVPKLISEGLGVSEQEVIDMEQRMGSWEVSLDAPVQDDSDDSHLDFLPSRDASVESRLAREEMLGHLRKHLADLKDTLKGKERIIFERRMLTDEPATLQELGEKFGVSRERVRQIESRLKKKVQQYLKDRVKDIESYPEGIGEA from the coding sequence ATGGTTGATAAGACAAAGACATCAGACACTAAGGGTGACAGAACGAATTTGCCGGCGCTGAGGTTCGATGTTCAAGGCAGCGTTGTGGCGTCGGATGAGATGGACCCGCTTCAGATGTATCTCGGCGAGATAAGCCGCTATCCCCTTTTGACCAGGGAGGAGGAGGAAAAACTCACCAAATTATATTATGAGACCCGCGACCCGCATATTGCATCAAGGATTATAACTGCGAATCTAAGATTGGTGGTAAAGATAGCCCTGGACTTTCAGAAGTTTTGGATGCAAAATTTCATGGACCTGATCCAGGAAGGAAGCATAGGGCTTATGCAGGCGGTCAGGAAATTCGATCCCTACAAGGGTGTAAAGTTTTCATATTATTCATCCTTCTGGATCAAGGCCTATATATTGAAATTTATCATGGACAATTGGCGTCTTGTGAAGATTGGGACGACGCAGGCACAGAGGAAGCTGTTCTATAACCTGAATAAAGAAAGGGAGCGTATCTCCGCCCTTGGTTTTGAGCCGGTACCGAAACTCATCTCGGAGGGTCTTGGCGTCTCGGAGCAGGAGGTCATAGACATGGAGCAGCGGATGGGTTCATGGGAGGTGTCTCTTGATGCGCCGGTCCAGGACGATTCGGACGACAGTCATCTTGATTTTCTGCCTAGCCGTGACGCTTCAGTCGAATCTAGACTTGCGAGAGAGGAGATGTTAGGACACCTGAGAAAACACCTGGCAGATCTGAAGGATACGCTGAAGGGCAAAGAAAGGATAATCTTCGAGAGACGTATGCTTACCGACGAGCCGGCTACATTGCAGGAGCTCGGGGAGAAGTTTGGTGTTTCAAGGGAAAGGGTGAGGCAGATAGAGTCGAGGTTGAAGAAAAAGGTGCAGCAATATCTAAAAGATAGGGTGAAAGATATCGAATCTTACCCTGAAGGGATAGGCGAGGCGTGA
- a CDS encoding FAD/NAD(P)-binding protein: MTKNPYIPYAARIDDIKIETEDGNLKTFRLVLEDELARAVWHHIPGQFAMLSIAGKGEIPIGIASSPTEKDALLFTVNRAGVVTTVLHQLDKGARIGIRGPLGNGFPVDSLLKGRNILIIAGGFAFTTLRATLVYLLEHRDDYGKITVIYGARTPGMLLYRDELALWADRDDLDLYVTIDREAPGWTGLVGFVPTITEKVAPSPQNAAALICGPPIMIKFTMPPLEKIGWQDEQVYLSLENRMKCGLGVCGHCNIGPVYVCKDGPVFTRARVKGLPAEF; this comes from the coding sequence ATGACAAAAAATCCGTATATTCCATATGCTGCGCGCATAGACGATATAAAGATCGAGACCGAGGATGGAAACCTGAAGACATTCAGGCTCGTGCTTGAAGACGAGCTGGCAAGGGCCGTTTGGCACCATATCCCGGGTCAATTCGCAATGCTCTCCATCGCCGGGAAGGGCGAGATACCTATCGGTATCGCCTCATCGCCCACCGAGAAAGATGCGCTTCTTTTTACAGTGAACAGGGCTGGTGTGGTCACCACCGTCCTTCACCAGCTTGACAAGGGGGCAAGGATAGGCATCCGCGGTCCGCTTGGGAACGGGTTTCCGGTGGATAGCTTGCTAAAGGGCAGGAATATACTCATTATAGCGGGCGGTTTTGCATTTACGACCCTTCGGGCCACACTTGTTTACCTGCTTGAGCACAGAGATGACTATGGTAAGATCACGGTCATCTATGGGGCGCGGACCCCTGGGATGCTCCTGTACCGTGACGAACTCGCTCTCTGGGCCGATCGGGATGATCTGGATCTATATGTGACGATCGATCGGGAGGCCCCAGGGTGGACAGGGCTTGTAGGTTTTGTTCCGACCATAACGGAGAAGGTGGCGCCTTCGCCTCAAAACGCCGCGGCGCTCATCTGCGGCCCGCCTATAATGATCAAGTTTACTATGCCGCCCCTTGAAAAGATCGGCTGGCAAGACGAACAGGTCTATCTATCGCTTGAAAACCGCATGAAGTGCGGCCTTGGCGTATGTGGTCACTGCAATATAGGCCCTGTTTATGTCTGTAAGGACGGGCCCGTCTTCACCCGGGCCAGGGTAAAGGGGCTCCCCGCCGAGTTTTAG
- a CDS encoding 4Fe-4S dicluster domain-containing protein — translation MRAVKIDRDGLSGWLLAWASEFESYGLIKDEAKGQKTWLRINKANISDALEIPAGAPKTPIKTFFFPQPEIILTFSARHTDQDAWLPRAETIDVDGRRVLFGVRPCDARSIMLNAMPFEGDPYFRALLERTVIVGFSCGTQCSTCFCRLVGGSPYGTDGLDILITEMDDGLVAEVLTHKGEDLLLKAADGKGDATNEDIACLRALRSAVDTAEGQISRLDEVLRSKDMTSLYNRDIWQPLSESCINCGACTFLCPTCYCFDIQDEIICGQGRRIRCWDSCMFPLFTLHASGHNPRGEALKRVRNRFMHKLKYFPDRFGFVSCVGCGRCIRECPVNIDIREVIHDLVGME, via the coding sequence ATGAGGGCTGTTAAGATTGATAGAGACGGGCTTTCTGGCTGGCTTTTGGCCTGGGCGAGTGAATTTGAGTCCTATGGCCTGATTAAAGATGAAGCAAAAGGGCAAAAGACATGGTTGCGTATCAATAAAGCAAATATTTCCGATGCGCTTGAGATACCTGCCGGCGCGCCGAAGACCCCGATAAAGACCTTTTTCTTTCCCCAGCCCGAGATTATCCTCACCTTTTCTGCCAGACATACGGACCAGGATGCGTGGTTGCCGAGGGCTGAAACGATCGATGTCGACGGGCGGCGGGTGCTTTTCGGGGTGAGGCCGTGCGATGCCAGAAGTATTATGTTGAATGCCATGCCGTTTGAGGGGGATCCATATTTCAGGGCGCTTCTTGAACGGACCGTGATAGTCGGGTTTTCTTGCGGGACTCAGTGTAGCACCTGTTTTTGCAGATTGGTAGGTGGTTCACCATATGGGACCGATGGCCTGGATATACTTATCACAGAGATGGATGACGGCCTTGTCGCCGAGGTGCTAACACACAAGGGGGAAGACCTTTTATTAAAGGCGGCTGATGGGAAAGGGGATGCAACCAATGAAGACATTGCCTGCTTAAGGGCGTTAAGATCTGCTGTCGATACGGCCGAAGGGCAGATCTCAAGGCTGGATGAGGTCCTGAGGTCCAAAGACATGACGTCCCTATATAATAGAGATATATGGCAGCCTCTCTCCGAATCCTGTATAAACTGCGGGGCCTGTACCTTCCTCTGTCCCACCTGTTATTGCTTTGATATCCAGGATGAGATAATCTGCGGGCAGGGACGCCGTATTCGTTGTTGGGATTCATGTATGTTTCCGCTTTTTACCCTCCATGCCTCTGGTCACAACCCAAGGGGTGAGGCGCTAAAGAGGGTGAGAAACCGCTTCATGCACAAGCTCAAATACTTCCCTGACCGCTTTGGTTTTGTCTCTTGCGTGGGATGTGGGCGCTGCATTCGCGAGTGTCCGGTTAATATCGATATCCGCGAGGTCATCCATGACCTTGTGGGTATGGAGTAA